A region from the Canis lupus familiaris isolate Mischka breed German Shepherd chromosome 3, alternate assembly UU_Cfam_GSD_1.0, whole genome shotgun sequence genome encodes:
- the LOC102151236 gene encoding LOW QUALITY PROTEIN: metallothionein-2E-like (The sequence of the model RefSeq protein was modified relative to this genomic sequence to represent the inferred CDS: inserted 2 bases in 1 codon), giving the protein MDPNGSSSTRGSCRCSVSCGCXECKCISFKKSYCFSCPMDSAKCAQDCICKEALDKYSCCASCGGKPVTDILT; this is encoded by the exons ATGGACCCCAATGGCTCCTCCTCCACCAGGGGCTCCTGCAGATGCTCTGTCTCCTGCGGATG AGAGTGCAAATGTATCTCCTTCAAGAAGAGCTACTGCTTCTCCTGCCCCATGGACAGTGCCAAGTGTGCCCAGGACTGTATCTGTAAGGAAGCATTAGACAAGTACAGCTGCTGTGCCTCCTGTGGAGGAAAGCCTGTTACAGAT ATATTAACATGA